A stretch of the Atribacterota bacterium genome encodes the following:
- the frr gene encoding ribosome recycling factor — protein sequence MLLEITKEADYKMKKAIEITKEELSQIRTGRASTALVEKIKIEYYGVLTPLKEIANITVPESDLIVIQPWDKNFVSEVEKAIWKADIGLTPNSDGTVIRLSIPPLSEERRKEIVKVVKKEIESGKVAIRNVRREINDQVKRLEKNSDISEDQSKEIFKKVQDLTDSFIKELDEICKTKEIEIMKV from the coding sequence ATGTTACTTGAGATAACAAAAGAAGCTGATTACAAAATGAAAAAGGCAATAGAAATAACTAAGGAAGAATTATCTCAAATTAGAACTGGAAGGGCTTCGACTGCTTTAGTTGAAAAAATTAAAATTGAATATTATGGTGTTTTAACTCCCCTAAAAGAAATCGCTAATATTACTGTCCCCGAATCTGATTTAATCGTGATACAACCATGGGATAAAAATTTTGTTAGCGAGGTTGAAAAAGCCATTTGGAAAGCTGATATTGGATTAACTCCTAATAGTGATGGAACTGTTATCCGGCTATCAATTCCTCCTTTATCCGAAGAGCGAAGGAAAGAAATAGTGAAAGTAGTAAAAAAAGAGATTGAATCAGGGAAAGTTGCTATTAGAAACGTAAGAAGAGAAATTAATGACCAAGTTAAAAGACTCGAAAAAAATAGTGATATTTCTGAGGATCAAAGTAAGGAAATTTTTAAAAAAGTACAGGATTTAACGGATTCCTTTATTAAAGAACTTGATGAAATTTGTAAAACAAAAGAAATAGAAATAATGAAAGTATGA
- the pyrH gene encoding UMP kinase yields MKKEQSIYKRILLKLGGESFSGEKKVGIEIERVKFISAELAEIKQMGIQIAVVIGGGNIFRGREATAKGINQVSADYMGMLGTVINALALQDFLEKLNIETRVQTAIEMRSIAEPYIRRRAIRHLEKGRIVILAAGTGHPFFTTDTAAALRAIELEADAILKATKVDGIYESDPLVNTNALKFKKISFLEFLNKNLKVMDATSISLCMENKVPVIVFNLNLPGNIKKVILGEPIGTIVKED; encoded by the coding sequence ATGAAAAAAGAACAATCTATTTATAAAAGGATATTATTGAAATTAGGAGGAGAGTCTTTCTCCGGTGAAAAAAAAGTTGGTATTGAAATTGAGCGTGTTAAGTTCATCTCTGCTGAATTAGCGGAAATAAAACAGATGGGAATTCAGATTGCTGTTGTTATAGGAGGAGGAAACATTTTTAGAGGAAGAGAGGCTACTGCTAAGGGTATCAACCAGGTTTCTGCTGATTATATGGGGATGCTAGGTACGGTTATTAACGCTCTTGCCTTACAAGATTTTTTAGAAAAACTTAATATTGAAACAAGAGTACAGACAGCCATTGAAATGAGATCAATTGCCGAGCCTTATATTAGAAGAAGAGCAATAAGACATTTAGAAAAAGGACGTATTGTTATCCTGGCAGCTGGCACTGGTCACCCCTTTTTTACCACCGATACTGCCGCAGCCTTGAGAGCAATAGAGTTAGAAGCTGATGCAATACTAAAAGCCACTAAAGTTGATGGTATTTATGAATCAGATCCCCTAGTTAATACCAATGCTTTAAAATTTAAAAAGATAAGTTTTCTTGAATTTTTAAATAAAAATTTAAAAGTAATGGATGCAACTTCCATCTCGTTATGCATGGAAAATAAAGTACCAGTAATTGTATTTAATTTGAATTTACCTGGTAATATTAAGAAAGTAATTTTAGGAGAACCTATTGGAACCATTGTGAAGGAGGATTAA
- the tsf gene encoding translation elongation factor Ts, with product MTIKAELVKELREKTGAGMMDCKKALTHTNGDLEKAVDYLRKKGIQAATSKLGRKVLNGRIVSYIHLNGRVGVLLEINCETDFVAKTQEFNDLAKNITLQIAATNPKYIKREDVPEDIIQKEKEIYCSQLKNTNKPEKVIDNIVEGKLNKFLKEHCLIEQDYIRNPEIDVNQLILETISKLKENIQIKRFVRYQLGE from the coding sequence ATGACTATTAAAGCTGAACTAGTGAAAGAGTTGAGAGAGAAAACTGGTGCTGGTATGATGGATTGTAAAAAAGCACTAACACATACTAATGGAGATTTAGAAAAGGCAGTTGATTATCTACGTAAAAAGGGTATTCAAGCTGCGACCTCAAAATTAGGGCGAAAAGTTTTAAATGGAAGAATTGTATCGTATATCCATTTAAATGGTAGGGTTGGTGTACTTCTGGAAATTAATTGTGAGACTGACTTTGTTGCTAAAACTCAAGAATTTAATGATCTGGCAAAAAATATTACCCTACAGATTGCAGCTACCAATCCTAAATATATCAAAAGGGAAGATGTACCAGAAGATATAATCCAGAAAGAAAAAGAAATTTATTGCAGTCAATTGAAAAATACCAATAAACCGGAAAAGGTAATTGATAATATTGTAGAGGGGAAATTAAATAAATTTTTAAAAGAACATTGTTTAATTGAGCAAGATTATATTCGTAATCCCGAGATCGATGTTAATCAATTAATTTTAGAAACCATATCTAAATTAAAAGAAAATATCCAAATTAAAAGATTTGTGAGATATCAACTGGGTGAGTAG
- the rpsB gene encoding 30S ribosomal protein S2 — protein sequence MSVVSMKQLLESGVHFGHQKRRWDPRMRSYIFTERNNIYIIDLQQTVKLIDDAYNFVRELSSKNGTILFVGTKKQAQESINSEAERCGMPYINYRWLGGTLTNFNTINQRVKRLFQLEEMEKSGQFSLLPKKEVIILKREQEKLERLLTGIKNMEKLPDTLFIIDPKRERNAVTEARKLSIPIVAVVDTNCNPEEIDYIIPGNDDAIRAIKLLTSVIADAVMEGKKISLKDNVKIAV from the coding sequence TTGAGTGTTGTATCAATGAAACAATTGTTAGAATCTGGTGTACATTTTGGACACCAAAAAAGACGTTGGGATCCCAGAATGAGATCCTATATTTTTACTGAAAGAAATAATATTTATATTATAGACTTGCAACAAACAGTTAAACTTATTGATGATGCTTATAACTTTGTACGTGAACTTTCCAGTAAAAATGGCACTATTTTATTTGTAGGAACAAAAAAACAAGCACAAGAATCTATTAACTCTGAAGCAGAGAGATGTGGTATGCCTTATATTAATTATAGATGGCTTGGTGGCACATTGACCAATTTTAATACCATTAATCAAAGAGTGAAGCGTCTTTTCCAGTTAGAAGAAATGGAAAAGAGCGGTCAATTTTCTTTATTACCGAAAAAAGAAGTTATTATTTTAAAAAGAGAACAAGAAAAGCTTGAAAGGCTCTTAACGGGTATTAAAAATATGGAAAAACTACCAGATACCTTATTTATTATTGATCCTAAAAGAGAAAGAAACGCAGTAACAGAAGCTAGAAAACTATCTATACCTATAGTAGCAGTTGTTGATACTAACTGTAATCCAGAAGAGATTGACTATATAATTCCTGGCAATGATGATGCAATAAGAGCAATTAAATTATTGACATCTGTTATTGCTGATGCTGTTATGGAAGGTAAAAAAATATCTCTAAAAGATAATGTTAAAATTGCTGTATAA